In a genomic window of Myxococcus fulvus:
- a CDS encoding YceI family protein yields MPVTSWNIDPAHSSVLFIARHMVVARVHGRFERVSGSLRVDSEQPTRGEVEVSADTASIYTGAPERDAHLRSPDFLDAETAPKLTFRSTHVEPTGGAGFRLSGELSIRNVTQPVVFEARHTATSKDPWGSTRLIYTARATINRSDYGIRWNKTLDNGGWLVGEKVDIELDIQAIPAAS; encoded by the coding sequence ATGCCCGTGACCTCCTGGAACATCGACCCCGCACACTCCTCCGTGCTCTTCATCGCCCGTCACATGGTGGTGGCCCGCGTGCACGGCCGCTTCGAGCGCGTCTCCGGCTCGCTGCGCGTGGACTCCGAACAGCCCACGCGGGGCGAGGTCGAGGTCTCCGCGGACACGGCCAGCATCTACACCGGCGCGCCGGAGCGCGACGCGCACCTGCGCTCGCCGGACTTCCTCGACGCGGAGACCGCGCCGAAGCTCACCTTCCGCAGCACCCACGTGGAGCCCACCGGCGGCGCGGGCTTCCGCCTGTCCGGCGAGCTGTCCATCCGCAACGTCACCCAGCCCGTCGTCTTCGAGGCGCGCCACACCGCCACATCCAAGGACCCGTGGGGCAGCACGCGCCTCATCTACACGGCGCGCGCCACCATCAACCGCTCCGACTACGGCATCCGCTGGAACAAGACGCTCGACAACGGCGGGTGGCTCGTCGGCGAGAAGGTCGACATCGAGCTCGACATCCAGGCCATCCCCGCCGCCAGCTGA
- a CDS encoding endonuclease/exonuclease/phosphatase family protein, translated as MPDLSTRGARPLAFVGALGRSFLRARLVGGLFLGLLGCDGRPPPDLPGAECPSGPCGNGDGEAIRPEGSVRIAAYNVHRLFDTVCDSGRCGGSEYEELPTRDEFDAQVARLSGAIGLLDADVVLLAEVETQAGLDALQARLPEFPHAVLGEIHEDASVDVGVLSAFPITSVVTHRHRALTRPDGSSTRFAREFLEVHLDVNGKEVIVFAAHFKAKSNDDPGRRYAEASAARDIVMQAAARAPRALVVMGGDLNDTPGSAPIDALEKDGMLKRVAKDRPDDQTWTYNYSGRKQAIDHLFVANNAAGTYVPGSFRAVREGSGYGGSDHAAVKADFMPGP; from the coding sequence ATGCCTGACCTGTCCACTCGCGGTGCACGGCCCCTGGCGTTCGTCGGGGCGTTGGGTCGTTCCTTCCTCCGCGCGCGGCTGGTGGGCGGACTGTTCCTGGGACTGCTCGGTTGTGACGGGCGCCCGCCGCCGGACCTCCCGGGCGCCGAGTGTCCCTCGGGACCGTGCGGCAACGGCGACGGGGAGGCCATCCGACCCGAGGGCAGCGTGCGCATCGCGGCGTACAACGTCCATCGCCTGTTCGACACCGTCTGCGACTCGGGTCGGTGCGGGGGTTCGGAGTACGAGGAGCTGCCCACGCGCGACGAGTTCGACGCGCAGGTGGCCCGGCTCTCCGGCGCAATCGGCCTGCTGGACGCGGACGTGGTGCTGCTGGCGGAGGTGGAGACGCAGGCGGGGCTGGACGCGCTCCAGGCGCGGCTGCCCGAGTTCCCGCACGCGGTGCTGGGTGAGATTCACGAGGATGCGAGCGTGGACGTGGGCGTGCTCTCCGCGTTCCCCATCACCTCGGTCGTCACGCACCGGCACCGCGCGCTGACGCGGCCGGACGGTTCGTCCACGCGCTTCGCTCGCGAGTTCCTGGAGGTGCACCTGGACGTGAACGGCAAGGAGGTCATCGTCTTCGCGGCGCACTTCAAGGCGAAGTCGAACGACGACCCGGGCCGCCGTTACGCGGAGGCGAGCGCCGCCCGGGACATCGTCATGCAGGCGGCGGCGCGCGCACCCCGCGCGCTGGTGGTGATGGGCGGGGACCTCAACGACACGCCGGGCTCGGCGCCCATCGACGCGCTGGAGAAGGACGGGATGCTCAAGCGCGTGGCGAAGGACCGGCCGGACGACCAGACGTGGACGTACAACTACTCCGGTCGCAAGCAGGCCATCGACCACCTGTTCGTGGCCAACAACGCGGCCGGCACGTACGTGCCGGGCTCGTTCCGCGCGGTCCGGGAGGGCAGCGGCTACGGCGGTTCGGACCACGCCGCCGTGAAGGCCGACTTCATGCCCGGGCCCTGA
- a CDS encoding B12-binding domain-containing radical SAM protein yields the protein MRIAVISTYTHPTRLRIKEPSIMQSAVPELIAGLCPAHAEVEIFNEKEVDLPMDRHWDLVFFSYLHSYYEHTKVLSTLFRQRGMTTVAGGRHANHFPDDAQAHFDAVITGEPESNVPALIADFEQGRLQKRYALPSSGPTDIQPYRYELIDFEHNKVRLPGIEASRGCPFRCNFCVLTGHERYRYRPVAQVLDEIQTRMRWNPNYLGLMKDAFIFLDNNLGGSPKYLRELCEALIPLKKTWGCALTFNVLKDESLVKLMAKAGCRYVYTGLESLNPESIKAMNKGQNTLSEVDAVIRRVFSSGILLSFGLIVGSDGDTNEYLEKLPMYLSDLGYFSVTFLGIVCPYPETPFFRELQAENRLLPGTVSRDYDGYTLCHRPKNLHPSEVIEHFHRLCGQLGSLPNIAKHYWSKLTLSNLPRYKQVITFSGPEILSIRNPLKNPARRYIAGLDPMEEWDTRQMAALGLKPQQLT from the coding sequence ATGCGGATCGCCGTCATCTCCACGTACACGCACCCCACCCGTCTGCGCATCAAGGAACCCTCCATCATGCAGTCGGCCGTGCCGGAGCTCATCGCCGGCCTGTGCCCCGCGCATGCCGAGGTGGAGATCTTCAACGAGAAGGAGGTGGACCTCCCCATGGACCGTCACTGGGACCTGGTCTTCTTCTCGTACCTGCACTCCTACTACGAGCACACCAAGGTGCTCTCCACGCTCTTCCGCCAGCGCGGGATGACCACCGTCGCGGGAGGCCGGCACGCCAACCACTTCCCCGATGACGCACAGGCGCACTTCGACGCCGTCATCACCGGCGAGCCCGAGTCCAACGTCCCCGCCCTCATCGCGGACTTCGAGCAGGGCCGGCTCCAGAAGCGCTACGCCCTGCCCTCCTCCGGCCCCACCGACATCCAGCCGTATCGCTACGAGCTCATCGACTTCGAGCACAACAAGGTCCGCCTGCCCGGCATCGAGGCGTCCCGCGGCTGCCCGTTCCGCTGCAACTTCTGCGTCCTCACCGGCCACGAGCGCTACCGCTACCGCCCCGTCGCCCAGGTCCTCGACGAAATCCAGACACGCATGCGCTGGAACCCCAACTACCTGGGATTGATGAAGGACGCCTTCATCTTCCTCGACAACAACCTGGGAGGCTCACCCAAGTACCTGCGCGAGCTGTGCGAGGCGCTCATCCCCCTGAAGAAGACCTGGGGCTGCGCCCTCACCTTCAACGTCCTCAAGGACGAATCCCTGGTCAAGCTGATGGCGAAGGCCGGCTGCCGCTACGTCTACACCGGCCTGGAGTCTCTCAACCCCGAGTCCATCAAGGCGATGAACAAGGGGCAGAACACGCTCTCCGAAGTGGACGCCGTCATCCGCCGCGTCTTCTCCTCCGGCATCCTCCTGTCCTTCGGCCTCATCGTCGGCTCCGACGGCGACACCAACGAGTACCTGGAGAAGCTGCCCATGTATCTCTCCGACCTGGGCTACTTCTCCGTCACCTTCCTCGGCATCGTCTGCCCCTACCCGGAGACGCCCTTCTTCCGCGAGCTCCAGGCGGAGAACCGCCTGCTGCCGGGCACCGTCAGCCGCGACTACGACGGCTACACCCTCTGTCACCGGCCGAAGAACCTGCACCCCTCCGAGGTCATCGAGCACTTCCACCGGCTCTGCGGCCAGCTGGGCAGCCTGCCCAACATCGCGAAGCACTACTGGTCCAAGCTGACCTTGAGCAACCTGCCCCGCTACAAGCAGGTCATCACCTTCTCCGGGCCGGAGATCCTCAGCATCCGCAACCCGCTGAAGAACCCCGCCCGTCGCTACATCGCGGGGCTCGACCCGATGGAGGAATGGGACACGCGGCAGATGGCGGCGCTGGGCCTGAAGCCTCAGCAGCTCACCTGA